The Chiloscyllium punctatum isolate Juve2018m chromosome 15, sChiPun1.3, whole genome shotgun sequence sequence tcccatgcaaggactacacaaaacactacataggacaaacaggaagacagctaacgatccgcatccatgaacaccaactagccatgaaacaacacgaccagcagccacacgcagatgacaggcaacatgaattcaactgggacaatactactattataggacaaaccaaacagagaacagccagggaattcctagaggcatggcactcatccacagatttggatcctggacccaatatactggccactgcaacggacagctggaactgacaaccggaagcggcagagacagacaaaccactataaatgccggaggaaagatcacagaagtgcttcacaggaggctcccatgcactgaggatgtcacctagataggggacgcaACGCCTGCAACACCAattcggcaaacagaaccacaacaacagattCATCATAACATTACAAAGGCTGCAAGGATTAAATTACAAGCAGAGTACAAATTAGGCATGCATTCTCTGGAGTATAAAGGGTTAGGGGAGAATTTGATTGACGTTTATAGGGACTTTGATAGTGAGACAGAATCAGCAGCCAGTTGTGATGACCTGGTAGTTTAGTCAGGGAAACTGTCagtatggataagttggactgacgGTCTGTCTTTGTGCTTTGTAACTATGATCAGTTCATGTGGaaaatgtcatttttttttatCTGAGATTAGTGAGCTCCTTTTTTGAAATAATTCCTCAGCCTGTCTCATAGCAGTCGGGATAAGAGAAAGTAAGATCTAAAATGGGACGAGAGCGATATGTCTTTTTGGTTTTTGTGCTCGTGTACATTAATCTGATTTTGCTTTCCGTTTTAAATCTGCAgggagagtggtgaatgtatCCAGTGTAGCTAGCTCCGCGGCTTTGCAGAAATGCAGCCAAGAGCTCCAAAAGAAGTTCCGCAGTTCCACCATCACAGAGGAAGAACTGGTGGAGCTGATGGAGAAATTTGTTGAAGATGCTTCAAAAGGGGTCCACAGTGAACAGGGGTGGCCATCCTCTGCCTATGGGGTTTCAAAGATCGGTGTTACTGTCCTTTCCAGGATTCATGCGCGAAAACTGACGAAAGAGAGACCAGGAGATGGGATCCTGTTGAACGCTTGTTGTCCAGGTTGGGTAAGAACAGACATGGCAGGTCCCAAAGCCCCTGGAACAGCAGAAGAAGGGGCAGTAACCCCAGTTTATTTAGCTCTGCTCCCAGCAGGGACAGAAGCTCTCCATGGAGAGTTTGTAAGCAATAAAACAGTTCAGAAATGGTAAACCTTTAGATTTCGGGGAACAGGATGGCAAAGACAGGGGCGGGCAGAAGAAACAGAAAATTATCCTTTTTATGCTAACACAGAAACTGACAATCACTGGGTTATAATTTAGTTCAGCAACTTTCTCTTTGTTTCCAATGACTAACTTGTGTAATATCTTTTCCTCAACCACTATcattaaaatcaataattttgccTTGTGCTAATGTgtcagattttaaaaataaaaccattGCTGCTAGTGTTGTAAAACATTGATTTGTTAGGTATTCAACAATGATAAAAATGTGTTTACTAAACATTATAATTTCTTGTTGACTTTTCAAATTGATAATCCTGTCTTCTGCATTTTTGTCCTCTAATAAAATTGGCTTGGACATAGGAAACAGAGgttgttatgacatggggtaaaccctcctgtttaatttaaaaccagcaacacagaaaagatttatcctgtgcagtaatctgtaaaaattaacaactttaagaaataaagtaaaACAGTGAATAATTAttgaacaactatttacaactccatcCTCTAACCTCTCATATACCTTCCCCTTCTGCTATACTAGTCTGCTAAAACTCCCAAATGAgacttacaaaacaaaacttcttatctcaaaaccaggcagcttttggttcttgtatttggatcttcctgtgttttcctttcttagggattctgtttcacaggttactgatcgatgaGGTTACCTTTAAGAGGGCTAATTTTCAGGCACGTTTTTTTCCATGCTGGTTGCTGGACCGTACTCCTCTCAACTGAACTGATCaactttccccagtcttatacccccaaacaTCAGATTGtatttttaagattgtcaatatactaaattcaaactggaccTGGAGTTTGGTATGTTTGGGGGTATAATTCAAATTGACCTAATTTGAATCTCGGTTGTTGTTTCTCGGCAACCAACTAATTTAGCTttcgaccaagtgttacattcTTACCTTATTGACACTGGGTATTGTCAGGTAGCTCTaccagcttttaactctcttaaaggtacagtacatccacatcttcataacagtggtggtagagggttgtttttcagactagatgTCTGTGACCACCAtgtgctacaaggattggtgcaaggtccactgccttttgtcatttatgttaacatagaacatagaacaatacagcacagaacaggcccttcggcccacgatgttgtgccgaacttctaacctagattaagcacccatccatgtacctatccaaatgccgcttaaaggtcgccaatgattctgactctaccactcccacgggcagcgcattccatgcccccactactctctgggtaaagaacccacccctgacatctcccctataccttccacccttcaccttaaatttatgtccccttgtaacactctgttgtacccggggaaaaagtttctgactgtctactctatctattcctctgatcatcttataaacctctatcaagtcacccctcatccttcgccgttccaacgagaaaaggccgagaactctcaacctatcctcgtacgacctattctccattccaggcaacatcctggtaaatcttctctgcaccctctccaaagcttccacatctttcctaaagtgaggcgaccagaactgcacacagtactccaaatgtggcctaaccaaagtcctgtacagctgcaacatcacctcacgactcttgaattcaatccctctgctaatgaacgataatactccataggccttcttacaaagtctatccacctgagtggcaaccttcaaagatctatgtacatagaccccaagatccctctgttcctccacctgaccaagaaccctaccattaaccctgtattccgcattcttatttgttcttccaaaatggaagatttggatatgaataaaggatgcatagttagtaaatttgcagatgacaccaacatagggtggtgtagtggagagtgaagaagctCCAGATACCTCTGGTTCTCAAACAATTGAATAAAACTGGTAGTCTCAGAATCAGAGAAGGTTTGACattgtaatattccttaactaaatctgaAGGCTTGAAAAGGTTTTGTATCTGGtacctcagggaaagttaggctcctaataactgaaaatgCTTTGGGTCCGCAAGCACTTGAAAGGATTAAtctttgcttttcatctgccttAATGTCATTCTTCCCatatactgggcccagtcttcgatGGCAGtgctgaatgagttaagtttccCAAATAAAGGTatgatgccagaaatgtttaccccaactcaaagatggCTGCTGTGAGTGAAATTTCTTCAGGGACATATTGTTTTCTCTCGTCACCGCTGAAATATCAGCATAGAGGCCGGTATCCCGTAACCAGGTAACCCTTCATTTATACATATACAGTACATGAGCTCTGATTAGCCAGCTCAAGGAAGATGCCCTTTGAAtctcttgtttatatctgtcagccagggctccctgactggccCAGCTTAGCAGCTCCAATCAAGGAACTCACAGTAAATGCAATCCACCTGGTGCTTGTTCCAGTCACGACAGAAGgggttagaggaatatgggctaaatgctggaaaatgtgaCTAGCTCAGactgggatatttggttggcctggttgaattggactgaagggtctacttCCATAATGTGTGATTCTGTAATATATCTATTTGTTACAAGATTATGGTTTGTCTGCCAGACATGGAGCTTCCTAAGATTTGGCTCTGTCAATGTACGCTGATTTGGGCAAATGGGATATGAccctacagagagagagagatggtatgCTCCTGATTCAGTACACAGACGAGTGAAAGATTTATCAGTATTTTGATTCAGAAATAATGTTGTGGTCAAGGCCAGAAcgcttcaaaatattttaagaaggtagcccaaaccctaactttttcatattttaaaggtagatgtgaagtggatatccCTGGTGTGGCGCAGCTAGTCAAACCACTCGGTTTTAagaaaaacaatttatttaagcACTACAGTTAAActatgaacaaaagaaaacagaatttagaataactttacTATTAGAAGCCTAACCAGCCCAATATAGCAATTTAACTAAGAAGCTGTTCCAATCAAGTAACGTCCCAGAAACACTccttggtttaaaaaaaagtaaattgaaacacagattcttacaagcgggagggaacaacatccaaagagatttcagagaaagtcagtCAGAAACCATTCACTGAAGCTTGGAACCTTTTTCTGGATACTAGCATCTTGTGACCACTCTAGCTAAACTAGAATAAACCAGAACTGGCCACTCTCCTCCCATTGTTAAACTAGACACTTTGGTACTTCTGTCTTTATGACCTCtcttgggaaaaaaaaaacaaggacaacataacctttttaaagtgacagcatcctTACAATTGTAAGTACATGTCAGACACTGGGCTGACTAAAACTGGTTTGGACTTCAGAATTTCTGGTCTTCTGTGCAGGAGGGTTGTACTAGAGATACCATTGCACTCCCAAGTGTAGCATTAACGCACAGCACTGTACTGTAAGTGAATCAGAGGTGTGCCATGATGACGCATTGAGTCTGGTATGTGTTAAATGGCAACATCCACGGACAGGAGACTTTCAGGTGGTCGCTGcccatggagtgtgccctgagatgttggtgactGCTGTCCTGGATGGAGATTGCGAGGAGCAAGATGGTGAGCTGGGGACACCAAGTAACTGCTCCGAT is a genomic window containing:
- the cbr1 gene encoding carbonyl reductase [NADPH] 1; translated protein: MSKRVAVVTGSNKGIGLEVVRALCRQFDGDVYLTSRDVERGQQALHKLQQEQLKPLYHQLDITDRESIGKLRTFMTQEYGGVDVLINNAGIAFKMADTTPFGIQAKVTMATNFYGTRDVSAELLPIVKPQGRVVNVSSVASSAALQKCSQELQKKFRSSTITEEELVELMEKFVEDASKGVHSEQGWPSSAYGVSKIGVTVLSRIHARKLTKERPGDGILLNACCPGWVRTDMAGPKAPGTAEEGAVTPVYLALLPAGTEALHGEFVSNKTVQKW